A region of the Acinetobacter defluvii genome:
ACACTGATCAATAATGCCAAAGGAACAAGAATTAACTTATTTACAAAAGAACCTTTAGCCACGCCCCAAACCACAGGAATTTCTCGCTCGGATCGAACCCCAGTCACTTGTTGTGCGTTTAATGCTAAATCATCACCCAATACCCCAGCCGTTTTTTTGGCTGCCATTTTACTCATGACTGCAACATCATCTAACACTGTGGCAATATCATCTAATAGTAATAACAAGCTACTTGCCATTTTTTATTATCCCAATCTATGTTTATTTGAGTAGTTTAATTAACTTTAAAAGAGCTTTATATAAGGAGTTGTATTTTTATTTATCATTTTTGAAATTTTTATATTTTGCAATCAAGCACATTTTTTCGCTGACATAAAAAAAAATTATGCCGTACAATATCCATATTCTGAGTAACAATTGATATCGACGCTTACGGCTGTGGAAGAAATAATGAGTAATCAAGACAATCGTCCTGTCATTTTAACGGGCGACCGTCCAACAGGACAACTTCACTTAGGTCATTTTGTGGGTTCACTTCGCTCACGTGTGGGTTTACAAGACTCTCACCATCAACATTTACTTTTAGCGGATGCACAAGCTTTAACGGATAATGCCGATAATTTTGAAAAAGTTCGCCGTAATATCATTGAAGTTGCTACTGATTATTTAGCAGTTGGGATCGATCCAACAAAAACAACGATTTGTGTTCAATCATGCTTACCTGCTTTGAATGAACTCACCATGTTGTATCTCAACTTCGTGACTGTTTCACGTTTAGAACGTAATCCAACTATTAAAGCTGAAATTCAATTACGTGGTTTTGAGCGTGATATTCCTGCAGGTTTCTTATGCTACCCTGTGGCGCAAGCTGCGGATATCACTGCATTTAAAGCAACAGTCGTGCCTGTAGGTGAAGATCAAATCCCAATGATCGAACAAACCAACGAAATCGTACGTCGTTTAAACCGCCAGATTGGTCAAGACATTTTACCAGAGTGTAAAGCGCTGTTATCTAACATGAGTCGCTTACCAGGTTTTGATGGTAAAGCGAAAATGTCTAAATCTTTAGGCAATACCATTGTGCTAGATGCAACTGATAAAGATATTAAGAAAGCAGTCAATGCCATGTACACTGACCCGAACCATCTGCGTATTGAAGATCCAGGTCAAGTAGAAGGT
Encoded here:
- the trpS gene encoding tryptophan--tRNA ligase, producing the protein MSNQDNRPVILTGDRPTGQLHLGHFVGSLRSRVGLQDSHHQHLLLADAQALTDNADNFEKVRRNIIEVATDYLAVGIDPTKTTICVQSCLPALNELTMLYLNFVTVSRLERNPTIKAEIQLRGFERDIPAGFLCYPVAQAADITAFKATVVPVGEDQIPMIEQTNEIVRRLNRQIGQDILPECKALLSNMSRLPGFDGKAKMSKSLGNTIVLDATDKDIKKAVNAMYTDPNHLRIEDPGQVEGNIVFTYLDAFDPNKEEVEELKAHYRRGGLGDGTVKKRLEGVLKELITPIRERRMELAKDPDYIMDILKAGTDQCRIITQETLDEVKNGLGVFHF